In a genomic window of Mercenaria mercenaria strain notata chromosome 19, MADL_Memer_1, whole genome shotgun sequence:
- the LOC123542038 gene encoding uncharacterized protein LOC123542038 — translation MFIQGVYKTLHGVTKLYCCGMCSKDDTCKSVNYQRVAKECKLVSMPLSAWIPTYDTNWDVYTKIGWTLLFRGTRGIGGDIYTAWTNGDSVTEDDVTCMTTDVTSCNQHYRNPIVNMWSSLATTQIKVKYVLYKSEGEVAYIIFNGTGSNATSWFSQENVFESTWDNLKNDTYNYFSASGYNNTRRFYANRNFGGCDVDTAYTVTIATQFINCDFDVPETVPQFLYSTSATYGYPNQMIGMDRADVMAIFVMIG, via the exons ATGTTCATACAAGGAGTGTATAAGACGCTGCATGGTGTTACAAAATTGTACTGTTGTGGTATGTGTAGTAAGGATGACACATGTAAAAGTGTGAATTACCAGCGAGTCGCGAAGGAGTGTAAACTTGTTTCAATGCCTTTGTCTGCTTGGATTCCAACATATGACACCAACTGGGACGTTTACACAAAAATcg GATGGACACTTCTGTTTCGAGGTACACGCGGTATTGGCGGGGATATCTACACAGCATGGACCAATGGTGATTCAGTTACAGAAGATGACGTCACCTGCATGACAACTGACGTAACTTCCTGTAATCAGCACTATAGAAATCCGATTGTGAATATGTGGTCGTCACTCGCAACTACTCAAATAAAG GTCAAATATGTGTTATACAAAAGTGAAGGAGAAGTTGCATACATCATTTTCAACGGAACTGGAAGTAACGCCACGTCTTGGTTTTCACAAGAAAACGTCTTTGAATCCACATGGGATAATCTTAAAAATgatacatacaactatttctctGCATCAGG GTACAACAATACTAGACGATTTTATGCTAATCGGAACTTTGGAGGTTGTGATGTTGATACAGCGTATACTGTCACCATAGCAACACAGTTTATAAACTGTGACTTTGACGTACCAGAAACCGTCCCACAGTTTCTCTACTCAACTTCCGCAACGTATGGATACCCAAACCAAATGATAG GAATGGACAGAGCTGATGTGATGGCAATCTTCGTTATGATAGGATGA
- the LOC123542448 gene encoding uncharacterized protein LOC123542448 — translation MAVFFIRFTVLALGIVSVIGSMQFRALPDVRMIQGVPLQSNLRLTESRCCLICAKDENCTSVNYNDVTSVCEINSIKMMSQEFRLQQATGWKVFEKLPCGLGHMTGAHCHHIQNLFQTDNVLTYQEALDFCHALGLNLATLETDQEITDLLSDAAMAEMYINAYIWLGVKEENNCLCFRREYEDSIFRSCDLNAAVVCESRNIE, via the exons ATGGCAGTTTTCTTTATTCGTTTTACAGTTTTAGCTTTGGGCATTGTGAGTGTTATTGGGTCAATGCAGTTTAGGGCGTTGCCAGATGTGCGGATGATTCAAGGCGTGCCTTTGCAAAGTAATCTGAGGCTTACAGAATCACGGTGTTGCTTAATTTGCGCAAAAGACGAAAACTGCACGTCTGTTAACTACAACGACGTTACGTCAGTTTGTGAGATAAATTCGATTAAAATGATGTCCCAGGAGTTCCGCCTTCAGCAGGCTACAGGATGGAAAGTGTTTGAAAAG cttCCATGCGGACTTGGTCACATGACTGGAGCACACTGCCACCACATCCAAAACTTGTTTCAAACAGATAACGTCCTTACCTATCAAGAGGCATTGGATTTTTGTCACGCTCTTGGTTTAAACTTGGCAACACTTGAAACTGATCAGGAGATAACAGACTTGTTATCTGATGCAG CAATGGCAGAGATGTATATAAATGCATACATATGGCTTGGTGTCAAAGAAGAAAACAATTGCCTGTGCTTCAGGAGAGAGTATGAGGATTCCATATTTCGGAGTTGCGACTTAAATGCCGCTGTTGTTTGTGAAAGTCGAAACATAGAGTAA